Proteins encoded by one window of Streptomyces sp. ALI-76-A:
- a CDS encoding serine/threonine-protein kinase, with the protein MEKLGLGDPQRIGSYRLLARLGAGGMGQVYVARSDRGRTVAVKLVREELAAQDEFRARFRQEVRAARQVGGYWTAPVLDADTEAPVPWVATGYVAGPSLQQIVGHDHGALPERTVRILAVGLAHALKDVHAAGIVHRDLKPSNVLLTIDGPRVIDFGIARALETVTDGGLTRTGALVGSPGFMAPEQVRGDRITPACDVFCLGSVLAYAATGKLPFGTANSGVHALMFRIAQEEPDLAGVPESIADLVRECLRKVPEARPTLDSILQRTGAEDTVAGGRSRDPWLPGELVAQLGRHAVRLLDTEDPEGAGTGAGPGAGTSQAAAAGQPGSAGRPPAEARTPVPAQADGPHGAGQAGAGQAGATGLPGDASGGPAGGAAGPAPGPSHGASPGTDAVRGPAPGAPAALGVTPGAAPGPSSAAAGPLPGPGLAASPEHGAAGDESAPAMPPGPPVPGQPGSGARTDHLPTVVAGQGVQTPPPGSAGGAGRPGDPKGPGGPGHPGAPPSPPTPTAFADGAPGSAPAHPAYGYPQQHPQPSAYGHPRQPGAWPTGPGAQGTTPPYQQHGTASPYVQYDGPGRTPPYGPPTVLAPPYGPTAPQDPRRNSRSTAVLVLVALVVALLAGGSVFAVMNGGGEDQADGTSGPSPSVSASTTPGPPTPDPTTPGPSPSTTSAPPADGAIPAGYLGTWAATIDNADGRHTRSLTLQQGEAGDAVLSLVADGPTADGTYHCVFQAELVDVADGSGALRIGPSTVTDGQPRSSCSPGAASEVTLLPDGSLQRTNTGTDEKLTYTRR; encoded by the coding sequence ATGGAGAAACTGGGGCTCGGGGACCCACAACGGATCGGTTCGTACCGGCTGCTGGCGCGGCTCGGCGCCGGCGGGATGGGCCAGGTGTACGTCGCCCGGTCCGACCGGGGGCGCACGGTCGCCGTCAAACTCGTACGGGAGGAACTGGCCGCGCAGGACGAGTTCCGGGCCCGCTTCCGGCAGGAGGTGCGGGCCGCGCGGCAGGTCGGCGGGTACTGGACGGCGCCGGTGCTGGACGCGGACACCGAGGCCCCGGTGCCGTGGGTGGCCACGGGGTACGTCGCCGGGCCCAGCCTCCAGCAGATCGTCGGCCACGACCACGGCGCCCTGCCCGAACGCACGGTCCGCATCCTCGCGGTCGGGCTCGCGCACGCGCTGAAGGACGTCCACGCCGCCGGGATCGTCCACCGCGACCTCAAGCCGTCCAACGTGCTGCTGACCATCGACGGCCCCCGGGTCATCGACTTCGGCATCGCGCGGGCCCTGGAGACGGTCACCGACGGGGGCCTCACCAGGACCGGCGCGCTGGTCGGCTCGCCGGGGTTCATGGCCCCGGAGCAGGTGCGGGGGGACCGGATCACCCCTGCCTGCGACGTCTTCTGCCTCGGCTCGGTGCTGGCCTACGCCGCCACGGGCAAGCTCCCCTTCGGCACCGCCAACAGCGGTGTGCACGCCCTGATGTTCCGCATCGCCCAGGAGGAACCCGACCTGGCGGGCGTCCCCGAGAGCATCGCCGATCTCGTCCGCGAATGTCTGCGGAAGGTCCCCGAAGCCCGGCCGACGCTCGACAGCATCCTTCAGCGCACGGGCGCCGAGGACACCGTCGCCGGGGGACGATCGCGGGATCCGTGGCTGCCGGGCGAACTGGTGGCCCAACTGGGGCGGCACGCGGTGCGGTTGCTGGACACGGAGGATCCGGAGGGGGCGGGGACCGGGGCGGGCCCGGGCGCGGGGACGTCACAGGCGGCCGCGGCCGGTCAGCCAGGTTCCGCCGGGCGGCCGCCGGCCGAGGCGCGGACCCCTGTCCCGGCGCAGGCGGACGGCCCACACGGCGCCGGGCAGGCGGGCGCCGGACAGGCGGGCGCCACCGGCCTCCCGGGCGACGCCTCCGGAGGGCCGGCCGGCGGGGCGGCAGGACCCGCGCCCGGACCTTCGCACGGCGCCTCGCCCGGCACCGACGCCGTGAGGGGCCCGGCTCCCGGCGCCCCCGCCGCCCTCGGGGTCACGCCGGGTGCCGCCCCCGGACCTTCCTCCGCCGCCGCGGGCCCCCTCCCGGGGCCCGGGCTCGCCGCCTCGCCCGAGCACGGCGCCGCCGGTGACGAGTCCGCCCCCGCCATGCCTCCCGGTCCGCCCGTGCCGGGGCAGCCGGGCAGCGGGGCGCGGACGGACCACCTGCCGACGGTCGTCGCCGGGCAGGGCGTCCAGACACCTCCGCCGGGAAGCGCGGGAGGCGCGGGACGCCCGGGAGACCCCAAAGGTCCGGGCGGCCCCGGACACCCCGGCGCCCCGCCCTCGCCCCCGACCCCCACCGCCTTCGCCGACGGCGCTCCGGGCAGCGCGCCCGCCCATCCCGCCTACGGCTACCCGCAGCAACACCCGCAGCCCTCGGCGTACGGCCACCCGCGGCAGCCCGGCGCCTGGCCGACCGGCCCCGGTGCGCAGGGCACCACCCCGCCGTACCAACAGCACGGCACCGCCTCGCCGTACGTCCAGTACGACGGCCCGGGCCGGACGCCGCCCTACGGCCCGCCCACCGTCCTCGCCCCGCCCTACGGCCCCACCGCCCCGCAGGACCCCCGGAGGAACTCCCGCTCCACCGCCGTACTCGTGCTCGTCGCCCTGGTCGTCGCGCTGCTCGCCGGCGGCTCGGTCTTCGCCGTGATGAACGGCGGCGGCGAGGACCAGGCGGACGGCACGTCCGGTCCGTCCCCCTCCGTGTCCGCCTCCACGACCCCGGGCCCGCCCACGCCCGACCCGACGACTCCCGGCCCCTCGCCGTCGACCACCTCCGCACCGCCGGCGGACGGCGCGATCCCGGCCGGCTACCTGGGCACCTGGGCCGCCACCATCGACAACGCAGACGGCCGCCACACCCGCTCCCTCACCCTCCAGCAGGGCGAGGCGGGCGACGCGGTGCTGTCCCTCGTCGCCGACGGGCCCACCGCCGACGGCACCTACCACTGCGTGTTCCAGGCCGAGTTGGTCGACGTGGCGGACGGGTCGGGGGCGTTGCGGATCGGCCCGTCCACCGTGACGGACGGTCAGCCCCGTTCGTCCTGTTCACCGGGCGCGGCGAGCGAGGTCACCCTGCTGCCGGACGGCAGCCTCCAGCGCACCAACACCGGCACGGACGAGAAGCTCACGTACACCCGGCGGTGA
- a CDS encoding SLATT domain-containing protein encodes MGQPEMQPEGPPQDGRGEGAAGLRPGDLTGRVFPLGDWGAPAERLDELYRWVERGALETASWYLADRVWKRRGARVLRVGAAGGAVAGAALPLLDMTGVVGGVAPWGYLALLLGVSCVAGDRFFGVTSGWIRDVATAQAVQRRLQVLQFDWASESVREVLGPADGTASEAADRCLGVLRRFSEDVTELVRTETADWMVEFRTGAAPLGIQSVGVGGQRQDSGAGGQGRFSLPPGNGSRPNMPRQRPPEPR; translated from the coding sequence GTGGGTCAGCCGGAGATGCAGCCCGAGGGTCCGCCTCAGGACGGGCGGGGCGAGGGGGCGGCCGGACTGCGGCCGGGCGATCTGACGGGACGGGTGTTTCCGCTCGGCGACTGGGGCGCGCCCGCCGAGCGGCTGGACGAGTTGTACCGGTGGGTGGAGCGCGGGGCCCTGGAGACCGCCTCCTGGTATCTCGCGGACCGCGTGTGGAAGCGGCGCGGGGCACGGGTGCTGCGGGTGGGCGCGGCGGGCGGTGCGGTGGCGGGGGCCGCGCTTCCCCTGCTGGACATGACGGGTGTGGTGGGCGGGGTCGCGCCCTGGGGGTATCTGGCGCTGCTGCTGGGAGTGTCGTGTGTCGCCGGGGACCGGTTCTTCGGGGTGACGTCGGGATGGATAAGGGACGTGGCGACCGCGCAGGCGGTGCAGCGGCGGCTCCAGGTGCTCCAGTTCGACTGGGCCTCGGAGAGCGTGCGGGAGGTGCTGGGGCCTGCCGACGGCACGGCGAGCGAGGCGGCGGACCGGTGTCTCGGTGTGCTGCGCAGGTTCTCCGAGGACGTGACGGAGCTGGTCCGGACGGAGACGGCGGACTGGATGGTGGAGTTCCGGACCGGGGCGGCGCCGCTGGGGATCCAGTCGGTGGGGGTCGGGGGGCAGCGGCAGGACTCGGGGGCGGGCGGCCAGGGCCGGTTCTCCCTGCCGCCCGGCAACGGATCGCGGCCGAACATGCCCCGGCAGCGGCCGCCCGAGCCCAGGTGA
- a CDS encoding YbaB/EbfC family nucleoid-associated protein, translated as MIPGGGQPNMQQLLQQAQKMQQDLANAQEELARTEVDGQAGGGLVKATVTGAGELRALKIDPKAVDPEDTETLADLVVAAVQAANENAQALQQQKLGPLAQGLGGGSGIPGLPF; from the coding sequence GTGATCCCCGGTGGTGGCCAGCCCAACATGCAGCAGCTGCTGCAGCAGGCCCAGAAGATGCAGCAGGACCTGGCGAACGCCCAGGAGGAACTCGCCAGGACCGAGGTGGACGGCCAGGCCGGCGGCGGCCTGGTGAAGGCCACGGTCACCGGCGCCGGCGAGCTGCGCGCGCTGAAGATCGACCCGAAGGCGGTGGACCCGGAGGACACCGAGACCCTCGCCGACCTGGTGGTCGCGGCCGTCCAGGCGGCCAACGAGAACGCGCAGGCCCTCCAGCAGCAGAAACTCGGCCCGCTGGCCCAGGGGCTGGGCGGCGGCAGCGGCATCCCCGGCCTGCCGTTCTGA
- the recR gene encoding recombination mediator RecR, whose product MYEGVVQDLIDELGRLPGVGPKSAQRIAFHILQAEPTDVRRLAQCLMEVKAKVRFCATCGNVAQEELCNICRDPRRDLSVICVVEEPKDVVAIERTREFRGKYHVLGGAISPIEGVGPDDLRIRELLARLADGTVTELILATDPNLEGEATATYLARMIKPMGLRVTRLASGLPVGGDLEYADEVTLGRAFEGRRLLDV is encoded by the coding sequence TTGTACGAAGGCGTGGTCCAGGACCTCATCGACGAGCTGGGGCGGCTGCCCGGCGTCGGTCCCAAGAGCGCGCAGCGGATCGCCTTCCACATCCTGCAGGCGGAACCGACGGACGTACGGCGGCTCGCGCAGTGCCTGATGGAGGTCAAGGCGAAGGTCCGCTTCTGCGCGACCTGCGGCAACGTGGCACAGGAGGAACTGTGCAACATCTGCCGTGACCCCCGCCGCGACCTCTCGGTGATCTGCGTGGTCGAGGAGCCGAAGGACGTCGTGGCCATCGAGCGCACCCGCGAGTTCCGCGGCAAGTACCACGTCCTGGGCGGCGCGATCAGCCCGATCGAGGGTGTGGGCCCCGACGACCTCCGGATCAGGGAACTGCTGGCGCGCCTGGCCGACGGCACGGTCACCGAGCTGATCCTCGCCACGGACCCGAATCTCGAAGGCGAGGCGACGGCCACGTACCTCGCCCGCATGATCAAGCCCATGGGCCTCAGGGTCACCCGCCTGGCCAGCGGCCTCCCGGTGGGTGGCGACCTGGAGTACGCGGACGAGGTGACCCTCGGCCGCGCCTTCGAGGGGAGACGACTCCTAGATGTCTGA
- a CDS encoding DUF5063 domain-containing protein: protein MSDAKLHVTSHDPDDFAVQIADQVESFLVAVTEVAKGDEPDSAVPFLLLEVSQILLAGGRLGAHEDILPDERYEPDLGPEADVDDLRENLARLLEPIDVYSEVFDPYEPRKAPVPARISDDLADVIADLRHGMAHYRAGRTTEALWWWQFSYFSNWGSTASATLRALQSIVAHVRLNQPLAELDGLDTDQSVGDDTLEFEAGRVMAEEIGGPLGMRPVK, encoded by the coding sequence ATGTCTGACGCCAAGCTGCACGTGACCAGCCACGACCCGGACGACTTCGCGGTCCAGATCGCGGACCAGGTGGAGAGCTTCCTGGTGGCCGTCACGGAGGTGGCGAAGGGCGACGAGCCGGACTCGGCGGTCCCCTTCCTCCTTCTGGAGGTCTCCCAGATCCTCCTGGCCGGCGGCCGTCTGGGCGCCCACGAGGACATCCTCCCCGACGAGCGCTACGAGCCCGACCTGGGCCCGGAGGCCGACGTGGACGACCTGCGGGAGAACCTCGCCCGCCTCCTGGAGCCGATCGACGTCTACTCGGAGGTCTTCGACCCCTACGAGCCCCGCAAGGCGCCGGTCCCGGCCCGGATCTCCGACGACCTGGCCGACGTCATCGCCGACCTCCGCCACGGCATGGCGCACTACCGCGCCGGCCGCACCACGGAGGCCCTGTGGTGGTGGCAGTTCTCCTACTTCTCCAACTGGGGCTCGACGGCGTCGGCGACCCTGCGCGCGTTGCAGTCGATCGTGGCGCACGTCCGCCTGAACCAGCCCCTGGCCGAACTCGACGGCCTGGACACGGACCAGAGCGTGGGTGACGACACCCTGGAGTTCGAGGCGGGCCGGGTGATGGCGGAGGAGATCGGCGGACCGCTGGGGATGCGTCCGGTGAAGTAG
- a CDS encoding SgcJ/EcaC family oxidoreductase: protein MTRRSISRRAAVVTATALVAVATVTAGVSLAGQDSPQRASKARIAGLFDTWNAALQTGDSRKVADLYAKDAVLLPTVSNQIRTDRAEIVDYFDHFLQNKPVGKKVETIVTVLDDNSAVDTGVYEFTLTDHDTGEQRVVKARYTYTYEKIDGAWLIFNHHSSAMPEG, encoded by the coding sequence ATGACCCGTCGTTCCATATCCCGGCGCGCAGCCGTCGTCACCGCCACCGCCCTGGTCGCCGTGGCCACCGTCACCGCCGGGGTGAGCCTGGCCGGCCAGGACTCCCCGCAGCGGGCGAGCAAGGCGCGGATCGCCGGGCTGTTCGACACCTGGAACGCCGCCCTGCAGACCGGTGACTCGCGGAAGGTGGCCGACCTGTACGCGAAGGACGCGGTCCTGCTGCCCACCGTCTCCAACCAGATCCGCACCGACCGCGCCGAGATCGTCGACTACTTCGACCACTTCCTTCAGAACAAGCCGGTCGGCAAGAAGGTCGAGACGATCGTCACCGTCCTCGACGACAACTCCGCGGTCGACACCGGCGTGTACGAGTTCACGCTCACCGACCACGACACCGGTGAGCAGCGCGTGGTCAAGGCCCGCTACACGTACACGTACGAGAAGATCGACGGCGCGTGGCTGATCTTCAACCACCACTCCTCGGCGATGCCCGAGGGCTGA
- a CDS encoding HAMP domain-containing sensor histidine kinase, which translates to MNRQLIRSYILLVAVAIFLFTVPVAFTLTQQLRDDTAVSVRREAATMALLLGNDDTISCDALEQMARAYTSETPGSVQATAAGGCAPDLPRPRRDAALTRALEDGTPTSDWGTDFIWGRQLVVTVPARERTAGQDSRRSPVVGAVRIVYGTSDMTARFWQIWGFRAGLAVLVLAAAAAIGAFAARRITAPLRELNAMASKFSDGDLTARSPVTGPPETQTLARTLNQGAERLDTLVASQRIFVADASHQLRTPLTALRLSLDNIADGVDDEFVREDVEQATAEVVRMSRLVNGLLVLARAEAKVTAAEPLPVRDIVDERLTVWRPAADERGVTIALRESIDGRLLVMASPGALDQVLDNVFSNALEVSPDGGTITVRAEARGDEVVLSVLDEGPGMSDADKSRAFDRFWRGQGLTGRSGSGLGLAVVRQLVTDDGGTVSLRDAPGGGLCVEIRLRAAPRSAG; encoded by the coding sequence ATGAACCGCCAGCTGATCCGCAGCTACATCCTGCTCGTCGCGGTCGCCATCTTCCTGTTCACGGTGCCGGTCGCGTTCACGCTCACCCAGCAGCTGCGGGACGACACCGCGGTGTCCGTCCGGCGCGAGGCCGCCACCATGGCGCTGCTGCTCGGCAACGACGACACCATCTCGTGCGACGCCCTGGAGCAGATGGCGAGGGCGTACACCAGCGAGACGCCCGGCTCGGTGCAGGCGACCGCCGCCGGCGGCTGCGCACCGGACCTGCCCCGGCCCCGGAGGGACGCGGCCCTGACCCGCGCCCTGGAGGACGGCACCCCCACCTCCGACTGGGGCACGGACTTCATCTGGGGCCGGCAGCTGGTGGTCACCGTTCCCGCGCGCGAGCGGACGGCCGGCCAGGACTCCCGCCGGAGCCCGGTCGTCGGCGCCGTACGGATCGTGTACGGGACGTCGGACATGACCGCGAGGTTCTGGCAGATCTGGGGCTTCCGGGCGGGCCTGGCCGTGCTGGTGCTGGCCGCGGCCGCCGCGATCGGCGCGTTCGCCGCCCGCCGGATCACCGCCCCGCTGCGCGAACTCAACGCCATGGCCAGCAAGTTCAGCGACGGCGATCTGACCGCGCGGTCGCCGGTGACGGGCCCGCCCGAGACGCAGACGCTGGCCCGCACCCTCAACCAGGGCGCGGAACGCCTGGACACGCTGGTCGCCTCCCAGCGCATCTTCGTGGCGGACGCCTCCCACCAGCTCCGTACCCCGCTCACCGCGTTGCGCCTGTCGCTGGACAACATCGCGGACGGCGTGGACGACGAGTTCGTCCGGGAGGACGTGGAGCAGGCGACCGCCGAGGTGGTCCGGATGAGCCGGCTGGTCAACGGCCTGCTGGTGCTGGCGCGGGCCGAGGCGAAGGTGACGGCGGCGGAGCCGCTGCCCGTGCGGGACATCGTGGACGAGCGTCTGACGGTGTGGAGGCCGGCCGCCGACGAGCGCGGGGTCACCATCGCGCTCAGGGAGAGCATCGACGGCCGGCTGCTGGTGATGGCCAGCCCGGGCGCCCTGGACCAGGTGCTCGACAACGTGTTCTCGAACGCCCTGGAGGTCTCACCGGACGGCGGGACGATCACCGTCCGGGCCGAGGCGCGGGGCGACGAGGTGGTGCTGTCGGTGCTGGACGAGGGTCCCGGCATGTCGGACGCCGACAAGTCCCGTGCCTTCGACCGCTTCTGGCGCGGCCAGGGCCTGACCGGCCGCTCCGGCTCCGGTCTCGGCCTCGCGGTCGTCAGGCAGCTGGTGACGGACGACGGCGGGACCGTGTCGCTCCGGGACGCCCCCGGCGGCGGCCTGTGCGTGGAGATCCGCCTGCGCGCCGCGCCCAGGAGCGCCGGCTGA
- a CDS encoding response regulator transcription factor produces the protein MHVLLVEDDEPVAQSLRRGLTRYGFEVDWVGTGAAALAHPEPYDVVLLDLGLPDTDGLDVCRALRERGDVPIIVISARSDETDRVVGLELGADDYVSKPFGVREVIARIRAVMRRAQPRTPSENGPDRYGPRLTVDRKAARVRLDGEEVALTPKEYDLLAFLTEEPGALMSREQIMEAVWDANWFGPTKTLDVHVAALRRKLRGAITIEAVRGVGFRLEIDADGGTGSP, from the coding sequence GTGCACGTACTTCTCGTGGAAGACGACGAGCCCGTCGCCCAGTCCCTGCGGCGCGGTCTGACCCGCTACGGCTTCGAGGTCGACTGGGTCGGCACGGGCGCCGCCGCGCTGGCCCACCCCGAGCCCTACGACGTCGTGCTCCTCGACCTCGGCCTGCCCGACACCGACGGCCTCGACGTCTGCCGGGCACTGCGCGAGCGCGGTGACGTCCCGATCATCGTGATCAGCGCGCGCAGCGACGAGACGGACCGGGTGGTGGGCCTGGAGCTGGGCGCCGACGACTACGTCTCCAAGCCGTTCGGCGTCCGCGAGGTCATCGCGCGCATAAGAGCGGTGATGCGCCGCGCGCAGCCGCGGACGCCCTCGGAGAACGGGCCGGACCGGTACGGCCCGCGCCTCACCGTCGACCGCAAGGCCGCCCGGGTGCGCCTGGACGGCGAGGAGGTGGCCCTGACGCCCAAGGAGTACGACCTGCTGGCCTTCCTCACCGAGGAGCCGGGCGCCCTGATGTCGCGCGAGCAGATCATGGAGGCGGTCTGGGACGCGAACTGGTTCGGCCCGACCAAGACGCTGGACGTGCATGTGGCGGCGCTGCGGCGGAAGCTGCGGGGCGCGATCACGATCGAGGCGGTGCGCGGGGTCGGCTTCCGGCTGGAGATCGACGCCGACGGCGGTACCGGCTCCCCATGA